The Budorcas taxicolor isolate Tak-1 chromosome 2, Takin1.1, whole genome shotgun sequence genome window below encodes:
- the RHOT2 gene encoding mitochondrial Rho GTPase 2 isoform X1 yields MKRDVRILLLGEAQVGKTSLILSLVGEEFPEEVPARAEEITIPADVTPEKVPTHIVDYSETEQTVEELQGEIDKADVVCVVYDVSEEATVEKIRTKWIPLVNGNTKRGPRVPIILVGNKSDLRPGGSMEAVLPIMSQFPEIETCVECSAKNLKNISELFYYAQKAVLHPTAPLYDPEAKQLRPACAQALTRIFRLSDQDMDQALSDQELNAFQTSCFGHPLAPQALEDVKMVVSKNVAGGVRDDQLTLDGFLFLNTLFIQRGRHETTWTILRRFGYGDSLELTADYLCPPLRVPPGCSTELNHRGYQFVQRMFEKHDQDRDGALSPAELQSLFSVFPAAPWGPQLPNTVRTKAERLPLHGYLCQWTLVTYLDVWRSLEHLGYLGYPTLCEPNSQAHAITVTREKRLDQEKGQTQRNVLLCKVVGAHGVGKSSFLRAFLGHSLGHQDAGEPSVYAIDTVQVNGQEKYLILCKVAADSLLTASADASCDVACLMFDGNDLRSFALCASVYKQHYMDGQTPCLFVCSKADLPGGVPLPGLSPAEFCRRHRLPAPTPFSCVGPVEPRVGIFTQLATMATFPHLVHRQLQATSFWLRVALGAMGAAVAAILSFSLYRVLVKSR; encoded by the exons ATGAAGCGGGACGTGCGCATCCTGCTCCTGGGCGAGG CCCAGGTGGGGAAGACGTCGCTAATACTGTCGCTGGTGGGCGAGGAGTTCCCCGAGGAG GTCCCAGCCCGGGCGGAGGAGATCACGATTCCCGCGGACGTCACCCCGGAGAAGGTGCCCACGCACATCGTGGATTATTCAG AAACCGAGCAGACGGTGGAGGAGCTCCAGGGTGAGATTGACAAG GCGGACGTGGTGTGCGTGGTGTATGACGTGTCTGAAGAGGCCACTGTCGAGAAG ATCCGAACCAAATGGATCCCGCTGGTGAACGGGAATACCAAGAGGGGACCCAG GGTTCCCATCATCCTCGTGGGCAACAAGTCGGACCTGCGGCCAGGGGGCTCCATGGAGGCTGTGCTGCCCATCATGAGCCAGTTCCCTGAGATCGAGACCTGCGTGGAG TGCTCGGCCAAGAACCTGAAGAACATCTCAGAGCTGTTCTACTATGCTCAGAAGGCCGTGCTACACCCCACAGCCCCCCTCTACGACCCTGAGGCCAAGCAG CTGAGGCCCGCGTGTGCCCAGGCACTCACCCGCATCTTCAGGCTCTCAGACCAGGACATGGACCAGGCGCTCAGTGACCAGGAGCTCAACGCCTTCCAG ACGTCCTGCTTCGGGCACCCGCTGGCCCCGCAGGCCCTGGAGGACGTGAAGATGGTGGTGAGCAAAAACGTGGCAGGAGGTGTGCGGGACGACCAGCTGACCCTGGACG GCTTCCTTTTCTTGAACACGCTCTTCATCCAGCGAGGCCGCCACGAGACCACGTGGACCATCCTGAGGCGCTTTGGCTATGGAGACTCGCTGGAGTTGACAGCTGACTACCTCTGCCCACC GCTCCGTGTGCCCCCTGGCTGCAGCACCGAGCTCAACCACCGAGGTTACCAGTTTGTGCAGAGGATGTTTGAGAAGCACGACCAG GACCGGGACGGTGCGCTCTCCCCGGCAGAGCTGCAGAGCCTCTTCAGTGTGTTTCCCGCTGCTCCCTGGGGCCCCCAGCTCCCCAACACGGTCCGCACCAAGGCTGAGCGGCTGCCCCTGCACGGGTACCTCTGCCAGTGGAC CCTGGTGACCTACTTGGATGTCTGGCGCTCTCTTGAGCACCTGGGCTATCTGGGCTACCCCACGCTCTGCGAGCCGAACTCCCAGGCCCACGCCATCACAG TCACCCGGGAGAAGAGACTGGACCAGGAGAAGGGACAGACACAGAGAAATGTCCTCCTGTGCAAGGTGGTGGGGGCCCATGGTGTGGGCAAGTCATCCTTCCTCCGGGCCTTCCTTGGCCACAGCCTGGGG CACCAGGATGCCGGGGAGCCCTCCGTCTATGCCATCGACACAGTGCAGGTCAACGGGCAGGAGAAATACCTAATT CTGTGCAAGGTGGCTGCGGACAGCCTGCTGACCGCCTCGGCGGACGCCTCCTGTGACGTGGCCTGCTTGATGTTTGACGGCAATGACCTCAGGTCCTTTGCGCTGTGCGCCAGCGTCTATAAG CAGCACTACATGGATGGGCAGACCCCCTGCCTCTTCGTCTGCTCCAAGGCTGACCTGCCCGGAGGCGTCCCGCTGCCCGGCCTGTCGCCTGCTGAGTTCTGCCGCCGGCACCggctgcctgcccccaccccgtTCTCCTGTGTCGGCCCAGTCGAGCCCCGCGTGGGCATCTTCACCCAGCTGGCCACCATGGCTACCTTCCC ACACCTTGTCCACAGGCAGCTGCAGGCCACCTCCTTCTGGCTCCGGGTGGCACTGGGGGCCATGGGGGCTGCCGTTGCTGCCATCCTCAGCTTCTCCCTCTACAGGGTCCTGGTGAAGAGCCGATGA
- the RHOT2 gene encoding mitochondrial Rho GTPase 2 isoform X2, with protein MKRDVRILLLGEAQVGKTSLILSLVGEEFPEEVPARAEEITIPADVTPEKVPTHIVDYSETEQTVEELQGEIDKADVVCVVYDVSEEATVEKIRTKWIPLVNGNTKRGPRVPIILVGNKSDLRPGGSMEAVLPIMSQFPEIETCVECSAKNLKNISELFYYAQKAVLHPTAPLYDPEAKQLRPACAQALTRIFRLSDQDMDQALSDQELNAFQTSCFGHPLAPQALEDVKMVVSKNVAGGVRDDQLTLDGFLFLNTLFIQRGRHETTWTILRRFGYGDSLELTADYLCPPLRVPPGCSTELNHRGYQFVQRMFEKHDQDRDGALSPAELQSLFSVFPAAPWGPQLPNTVRTKAERLPLHGYLCQWTLVTYLDVWRSLEHLGYLGYPTLCEPNSQAHAITVTREKRLDQEKGQTQRNVLLCKVVGAHGVGKSSFLRAFLGHSLGHQDAGEPSVYAIDTVQVNGQEKYLILCKVAADSLLTASADASCDVACLMFDGNDLRSFALCASVYKHYMDGQTPCLFVCSKADLPGGVPLPGLSPAEFCRRHRLPAPTPFSCVGPVEPRVGIFTQLATMATFPHLVHRQLQATSFWLRVALGAMGAAVAAILSFSLYRVLVKSR; from the exons ATGAAGCGGGACGTGCGCATCCTGCTCCTGGGCGAGG CCCAGGTGGGGAAGACGTCGCTAATACTGTCGCTGGTGGGCGAGGAGTTCCCCGAGGAG GTCCCAGCCCGGGCGGAGGAGATCACGATTCCCGCGGACGTCACCCCGGAGAAGGTGCCCACGCACATCGTGGATTATTCAG AAACCGAGCAGACGGTGGAGGAGCTCCAGGGTGAGATTGACAAG GCGGACGTGGTGTGCGTGGTGTATGACGTGTCTGAAGAGGCCACTGTCGAGAAG ATCCGAACCAAATGGATCCCGCTGGTGAACGGGAATACCAAGAGGGGACCCAG GGTTCCCATCATCCTCGTGGGCAACAAGTCGGACCTGCGGCCAGGGGGCTCCATGGAGGCTGTGCTGCCCATCATGAGCCAGTTCCCTGAGATCGAGACCTGCGTGGAG TGCTCGGCCAAGAACCTGAAGAACATCTCAGAGCTGTTCTACTATGCTCAGAAGGCCGTGCTACACCCCACAGCCCCCCTCTACGACCCTGAGGCCAAGCAG CTGAGGCCCGCGTGTGCCCAGGCACTCACCCGCATCTTCAGGCTCTCAGACCAGGACATGGACCAGGCGCTCAGTGACCAGGAGCTCAACGCCTTCCAG ACGTCCTGCTTCGGGCACCCGCTGGCCCCGCAGGCCCTGGAGGACGTGAAGATGGTGGTGAGCAAAAACGTGGCAGGAGGTGTGCGGGACGACCAGCTGACCCTGGACG GCTTCCTTTTCTTGAACACGCTCTTCATCCAGCGAGGCCGCCACGAGACCACGTGGACCATCCTGAGGCGCTTTGGCTATGGAGACTCGCTGGAGTTGACAGCTGACTACCTCTGCCCACC GCTCCGTGTGCCCCCTGGCTGCAGCACCGAGCTCAACCACCGAGGTTACCAGTTTGTGCAGAGGATGTTTGAGAAGCACGACCAG GACCGGGACGGTGCGCTCTCCCCGGCAGAGCTGCAGAGCCTCTTCAGTGTGTTTCCCGCTGCTCCCTGGGGCCCCCAGCTCCCCAACACGGTCCGCACCAAGGCTGAGCGGCTGCCCCTGCACGGGTACCTCTGCCAGTGGAC CCTGGTGACCTACTTGGATGTCTGGCGCTCTCTTGAGCACCTGGGCTATCTGGGCTACCCCACGCTCTGCGAGCCGAACTCCCAGGCCCACGCCATCACAG TCACCCGGGAGAAGAGACTGGACCAGGAGAAGGGACAGACACAGAGAAATGTCCTCCTGTGCAAGGTGGTGGGGGCCCATGGTGTGGGCAAGTCATCCTTCCTCCGGGCCTTCCTTGGCCACAGCCTGGGG CACCAGGATGCCGGGGAGCCCTCCGTCTATGCCATCGACACAGTGCAGGTCAACGGGCAGGAGAAATACCTAATT CTGTGCAAGGTGGCTGCGGACAGCCTGCTGACCGCCTCGGCGGACGCCTCCTGTGACGTGGCCTGCTTGATGTTTGACGGCAATGACCTCAGGTCCTTTGCGCTGTGCGCCAGCGTCTATAAG CACTACATGGATGGGCAGACCCCCTGCCTCTTCGTCTGCTCCAAGGCTGACCTGCCCGGAGGCGTCCCGCTGCCCGGCCTGTCGCCTGCTGAGTTCTGCCGCCGGCACCggctgcctgcccccaccccgtTCTCCTGTGTCGGCCCAGTCGAGCCCCGCGTGGGCATCTTCACCCAGCTGGCCACCATGGCTACCTTCCC ACACCTTGTCCACAGGCAGCTGCAGGCCACCTCCTTCTGGCTCCGGGTGGCACTGGGGGCCATGGGGGCTGCCGTTGCTGCCATCCTCAGCTTCTCCCTCTACAGGGTCCTGGTGAAGAGCCGATGA